The genomic stretch TAGAATCCAACCCTACATGGTAATATAATTCTCCTTAGAATTACCTTATGATTTTAATGAACCATTTAAATTTAGCATGCTTGTATAATATTAatgtaaatacatatataaaagcTCAGATTAAACAACAAAGTTAACCCCTAATTGCCTTAGTTGAAATTAGAAATAACAATTCAGTCTGTCAAACCGGATCCTTGATAGGAAGAGAATTTCTCAataagaatgagaatgagaataaAGATGATTAAAATCTCTGTAatcaagaaaaatatgaggatgaggttaaatttatttcttatatgTTCCCTCCCCATTTGTCATTTTCCCTACCtatctcttaaatttttaaatattgaaatacacTTGAATTATTACAAATGCGTCCTAACACATGataaatattctttaatttgtCAAGAGAGATGGAGAGACAAATTTTCCCTTATGAAGGGAACGAAGATTCTCCGTTATCTTCATATTGGGGATAGGGTAGAGATGGCCTTGTATCAAGGATGAGGTTGGGACATGAATTAGGATATTCAACCCCTTATCTTTCCATTGCCATCCTTAGTTGAAATTACCCATTTTGTGGACCATGACAAAACAAAGAAGTCGgtatttttattgaaagaaaataatggcaaacaaattgtataagaaaatgattttaattgactaaaattgaaacaaaaatgcCACTCACTCACAACACAATTTCTGTGTTTATATTGCTGCAGGATGTTTCCATGTTAATTTCAGTGGTCAAATACGAATGCTGGCCTTACCAGTCAGCAATAATGAAGgaatatcatcatttttattctCCTAAGGAGAATTGATGCACCAACTGCTTCATTTGGTACCCAATTTCAGCTTATCAAGTTTCCAACTCCATTTAACCGAGTGAAAGTTAAAACTGGTAAAAAAAAGCCCATAATTGGGGGTGTCATTAGCTTCATTATGAAATTGGGATCCTGTTCATAATGAGATAAGATAGTTGTCTCATAAGCCATGTGATTGCAATATTTGTTTTCAGTATGAATTTTCTGTGAAATCTTTTGttccttttctttcaataaCAAATAGAAGAGCAAAAGGTCAGTTACCTTAAAGAAGTAGTAACAGACGTCTTCAAAGAAGAAATACATTTATGGCTCCAGCCTGGAGAGGtttcttttttatcaaatgAGGGCTCATTTCATTTATTACCACAATTTTGCCTATTCACAGTGAGGCTCCCTTTAATTCACTAGAGtttaataatatgtaataaTGGCTAAattgttggaaaattttaaagattttaattgcATTTGATGATAAACAGGTTAAAAAACTTGATGGCAAGTAGCTCTAAAAAGGTTTTTTTCTATAATAGGGGCCAATGGTCCTTAACCAACTTCATAAATTTCATGCATTGATAGAAGAAAAGAACAACAACTGCTTATAAAAATGGCAAAGATTTCCTCAGATTTCAAGAAGACTTATGCATGGCAGAGGTTATCTTTTGCAATAGTTGAAATTCACATTGGGAGCAGGGAAACAGAAACAGAAAGTTGAGGAAGGAGAATAATTtggatttgtttttatttctccTTGAATTTCTGGGCCTTGGAAACTCCTCCTaggaattttcttttctatctcaGACAGACAAAATTGGCTGAGAAAATCCCGGAAAACTATGTAGATATATTCTCTCCTTTGTCTCTCTGATATCTTTTTATTATGAGCTGAAAACAAGGGAGCACTTTCCTTGATTTCACTTCCGCATTAAGCTTGGGTAGCCGGTTTCAACTCCTTCCCTTTTATCTAGGATTTTGAATTTATTCTGGTTACTATTTTAGATTTTGTGATCTTGAAAATGGGGATTCttgttattattttctctattctGTCACTTGGGTTTGCTTTATTTTGCGattttactttatatttgaaaatttatcattgtttattaCATGTTGTATATTAcagagagtgaaaaaaaaaaaaaaatcaacgcAAAAGAGcaacaacaagaagaagaaatgtgTAGCAATACCAGCAGTAGTGGTGCAGGCGTTAGTGGTAGCCTTGGTGATGATGGTGATTATGCTGGTCTTATTCTGAAGAAGTCTAAGCGACAAAAAGTCCCTAAAAGAGGGCCTGGAGTTGCAGAACTGGAGAAGATTTTGAGGGAACAAGAATGCAAAAATAATGTAGAACACCAAGGCAAGATTGAAGGCAACATTATTTCTAACTTCTCTCCAAGTTTTCTTATCATCCATTGGTTGtttattggattattttttcAGGAAATGTTTCATTTGTCCCGGATCATAATTACTTCAGCCCACCTTCTCCACCAATCTCCATGCTCTATGGTAATAACAATGGTGGTAAGAATATAGTCTTGGGAGGTGGCAGTAAAAGTCTCCACATTGGTGGATCAGCCATGGTGGCTTTGCCTGAACAGGCCTTATTGTCAACAATGTGGAGTTCTGGTGATTCAAGTTTCTATGAGGAAGCTCCTAGAATCTCATCTGGGTATCCATTTTTGACCAACTTTCCAAACAGATCCTATCAAATGCATCATAACTCTTCTTCTTTGCTTCAAAAGAAACATTGTCAATATCCTTCCCCCACGGTATAGtttctgttttaatttttatgttgatttcataatttttctgcTGACCTTTTAAAGATGGGCCTCTAAACTGTGATACAGAAAAATCTTTTTCCGAACTCTGGATCACTGTCTTCACCAGACAACCCCTCGCCAGGATTTTTTCTGAATCTAGAGCCCCCTTCAAACCAAATATTGCTTCACAATTATTCATCTGCATTGCCAGAGGAAGATAAGGCATGCGAAATCCTCACTGTTAACTGTTTCATTCATTATGTCTCGAATTTTTTTGaagttatttgttcttttttttttttctgataaatcAGTTCTTGAGTTTAGCGTTAAAccaaatgaaaattattgttcctGGGAAACGGGCTTGTTTATAGGGAATCATCTggtttaatttaatgaaaaatttggtTCTTATGAAACTAGATGACAAGCACGAAGCGGCCAAGGGCTTTCCCCATGCAGGACACCTCGGCTCCATTTCACTTCTCAGTTTCTCCACCTTCCTCGCACATTCATATGCTAGACCGGCCGCCCTCTTCTGCTAATCATTCTGCATTTGGCCTAAAACGGAATGAAAGTGTTTCCAGGTTTGTTAAAATTGATTAGCACtatatttttcttcactttCCTGAGATTTTAGCTTTTATTATCACTTCACATGTACTTCATTCAGGGACCATCCGAAGTCTGGTTATGGAGCTCCGAATGgcaattttctattatttggtTCTCCAGCGGCAACTCCTCCATTAACTCAAATTTCTCAACAAGAATTCTCCAGATATCATTCCACGCCTTTCCATGTAACACGTCAAAACCATTCTTTTACCAGTTACAAATCGTGGTGTGATGTATGTGATGTTTATTAATCTGTTATCCTGTGTTAATTTCTTTCTCATGATTGCAACTTGAAGGAAAGCATAGAAGGCCCACACAGAATGTCAGGACCGAGTGGATCAGCTGAGAAGAACAAGCCCTATTACAGCTTCTTAATACCAGAAGAGAAAATGGGAGAAACAGAAACAAGTCTTAGCCTCAACCATGAGAGAGGTGGAGCAAATGGAGAGGCAATTGATCTCAACCTCCGGCTCTGAGCATGTGGCTCACCCAAGCAACAACTTTTTCAGAAATCTCTTTGTAATATGGATGTGATGATATATACTGGGGACATTAACTTTGCTTTCTTTGTAATTCATCATATAGTGTTAAATTTTCTCCTGTGGATTAGTTCTATGAATCAACAATGGGACAAAAGAGCATTTCCTTTAAACTATGCTTAAGAAAAAATATGCAGTTGCCTCCTGTTGGCCATTTTAAAGATCTTATTCCAAGCATGAAATCAAATATTCTTCCTGATTGCTCAGATCTGACAAAACATAGCACCCCATGTGATTATGACTGATTTTACATAAAAGCTTGTAAGAGCCTGGACAACTTTTGTTCGCAGTGaaggaatttaaattttaagaaatattgATACTGTGAAGCACAAAGAGTGAAAGATATAAAGAAGATGACtctatttttgtaaaaattctaTTAGAGCCTAGAATACAGAGAACTATTTCAGGTGAAAATATTCATTTCCCCATTGTATACAGCCCACTACTTGcagaaatttcaacaatttttaaacTTCAACGAATTCTTTTTTTGTGATAAATCTTATTCATGGAGTACGGAAATTAAGCAATCTGTGCCgcataaacataaaattacaagCATGCAGTCTCTATAAAAACATATGATGAgtccaatttttcaatttcttgaaGCATTTCTAAAGTTTTATGTAATGAAATG from Mangifera indica cultivar Alphonso chromosome 6, CATAS_Mindica_2.1, whole genome shotgun sequence encodes the following:
- the LOC123219223 gene encoding uncharacterized protein LOC123219223, whose product is MTSTKRPRAFPMQDTSAPFHFSVSPPSSHIHMLDRPPSSANHSAFGLKRNESVSRDHPKSGYGAPNGNFLLFGSPAATPPLTQISQQEFSRYHSTPFHESIEGPHRMSGPSGSAEKNKPYYSFLIPEEKMGETETSLSLNHERGGANGEAIDLNLRL